A genomic stretch from Falco cherrug isolate bFalChe1 chromosome 1, bFalChe1.pri, whole genome shotgun sequence includes:
- the RPLP0 gene encoding 60S acidic ribosomal protein P0, giving the protein MPREDRATWKSNYFMKIIQLLDDYPKCFIVGADNVGSKQMQQIRMSLRGKAVVLMGKNTMMRKAIRGHLENNPALEKLLPHIRGNVGFVFTKEDLTEIRDMLLANKVPAAARAGAIAPCDVTVPAQNTGLGPEKTSFFQALGITTKISRGTIEILSDVQLIKTGDKVGASEATLLNMLNISPFSFGLVIQQVFDNGSIYNPEVLDITEETLHKRFLEGVRNVASVCLQIGYPTIASVPHSIVNGYKRVLAVAVETDYTFPLAEKVKAFLADPSAFVAAIPVVAEAAAPAAAAAAAPAKEAVKEESEESDEDMGFGLFD; this is encoded by the exons cAACTCCTGGATGATTacccaaaatgttttattgtggGAGCAGACAATGTGGGATCCAAGCAGATGCAGCAAATCCGTATGTCCCTGCGTGGGAAGGCAGTTGTGCTGATGGGGAAGAATACGATGATGCGCAAAGCTATTCGTGGCCATCTGGAGAATAACCCTGCCTTAGAAAA GCTGCTGCCTCACATCCGTGGTAATGTGGGATTTGTCTTCACCAAGGAGGATCTGACTGAGATCCGGGACATGCTGCTGGCTAACAAG gtgccagctgctgcccgTGCTGGCGCTATTGCTCCCTGCGATGTGACCGTGCCAGCCCAGAACACTGGTCTCGGACCTGAGAAGACCTCCTTTTTCCAGGCCTTGGGCATCACCACAAAGATCTCCAGAGGGACCATTGAAATTCTG AGCGATGTGCAACTGATCAAGACTGGAGACAAAGTGGGTGCCAGTGAAGCCACCCTGCTGAACATGCTGAACATCTCCCCCTTCTCTTTCGGGTTGGTGATCCAGCAGGTCTTTGACAATGGCAGCATTTACAACCCTGAAGTGCTGGACATCACTGAGGAGACCTTGCACAAGCGCTTCCTGGAG GGTGTTCGTAATGTTGCCAGCGTCTGTCTGCAAATTGGGTACCCGACCATCGCTTCTGTGCCCCACTCCATCGTCAACGGGTACAAGCGGGTCCTAGCTGTTGCGGTAGAGACTGACTACACCTTCCCGCTGGCTGAAAAG GTGAAGGCCTTCCTGGCAGACCCCTCTGCGTTTGTGGCGGCCATCCCTGTGGTAGCTGAAGCAgctgcacctgctgctgctgccgctgctgctccGGCAAAAGAGGCGGTGAAGGAAGAATCGGAGGAGTCGGACGAGGACATGGGCTTCGGTCTCTTCGACTAA